In Fusarium verticillioides 7600 chromosome 4, whole genome shotgun sequence, the following proteins share a genomic window:
- a CDS encoding esterase/lipase gives MASNQPAKCCTEGVRHEGEPTGKMIKLDSGLDAYIATAPADKAHKGTGIVYIADIFGIWTNSKLIADQFAANGYTTIIPDIFNGDVMPLPMPEGLDIMSWITKGAKGDNPHTPAQIDPIIAESIKTLKAQGATKIGAVGYCFGAKYVIRNYKAGIDVGYVAHPSFVEDEELKAITGPLSIAAAQTDSIFPTEKRHQSEEILIGTGLPFQINLFSHVEHGFAVRADLSDKRKKFAKEQAFFQAVQWFDEYLL, from the exons atggcttctaACCAACCTGCCAAGTGCTGCACTGAGGGCGTTCGCCATGA AGGCGAGCCCACCGGCAAGATGATCAAGCTCGATAGCGGTCTCGACGCCTACATCGCGACAGCCCCCGCGGATAAGGCGCACAAGGGAACCGGAATTGTGTACATTGCCGATATCTTCGGAATCTGGACCAATAGCAAGTTGATAGCTGATCAGTTCGCCGCCAACGGGTACACCACTATCATTCCCGATATCTTCAACGGCGATGTTATGCCTCTGCCCATGCCTGagggtcttgatatcatgaGCTGGATCACAAAGGGTGCCAAGGGCGATAACCCTCATACTCCCGCTCAGATCGATCCCATTATCGCTGAGTCTATCAAGACGCTCAAGGCGCAGGGTGCTACTAAGATTGGAGCTGTCGGGTACTGCTTCGGCGCCAAG TACGTTATCCGCAACTACAAGGCTGGCATCGACGTCGGTTACGTCGCTCACCCCTCTTtcgtcgaggatgaagagctcaaggccatcaccGGCCCCCTctccattgctgctgctcagaCCGACAGCATCTTCCCCACTGAAAAGCGTCACCAATCGGAAGAGATTTTGATTGGCACTGGCTTGCCCTTCCAGATCAACCTGTTCTCTCACGTGGAGCATGGATTTGCTGTGCGCGCTGATCTGAGcgacaagaggaagaagtttGCCAAGGAGCAGGCTTTCTTCCAGGCCGTGCAGTGGTTTGATGAGTACCTTCTCTAG